A window of the Acidovorax sp. YS12 genome harbors these coding sequences:
- a CDS encoding dynamin family protein, with product MTRKSITRQALLQSFGGLATQFTSSLQEAQKLEKSFDASRAKLINAISDHLQEAQKNLPANNPLQASLQNFVTTMAQTSREWDEKVAGRQKGVEFRQGFEDSLLVFVSGKVKSGKSSLGNYMAWGHTDPTNSIKRQTPPEHYPQYQSHAKVDVEGGDQHKEAENKREFRVGATEATSSIQSFNLPGLTWVDSPGLHSLKAENGNLAREYLDHADLILYTMKSDSPGRASDLAEIRELIRKDKRTLLLLTGSDDIEEDVNDDGDIVQCVIMKDVERRKKQQSYVRGELKEIPGAERIEIFSISSRYAQEHANDSVALFDSGLGVFCATLQEICQSEGVKIKQRVPMSNLYNFLRNCENDLAPYQQLIDSFRPGLQKVRDKLEKKIPIHMREGKVHIQRFIDQFFDGLEAQRSDQNHTNNELKAFHSKLGKKFEQIINKQLQAITDDLTKDLDSSIKNTYQNSLLPQIPDFKLDTITEQVEAGTRSGSKKRNSGIGAVAGGLLGLFFGGPAGAAIGSTIGGGLGSMTGDSASIRYRDIQITVGDNLQDIRQKLRDIYGDALDSSLKENSNRLWNDFDGSIQDLLEKISSDMKKFHFELKLIHDEAKTAL from the coding sequence ATGACAAGAAAATCCATCACAAGACAGGCACTACTTCAATCTTTTGGTGGGCTGGCGACGCAATTCACCAGTTCATTGCAAGAGGCCCAAAAGCTGGAAAAATCATTCGATGCCTCACGCGCCAAGCTGATCAATGCCATCTCCGATCATCTGCAAGAAGCTCAAAAAAACCTACCTGCAAACAACCCGTTGCAAGCCTCCCTGCAAAATTTTGTGACGACCATGGCGCAAACCAGCCGTGAGTGGGATGAAAAAGTGGCGGGGCGTCAAAAAGGTGTTGAATTCCGCCAGGGTTTTGAAGATTCACTGTTGGTTTTTGTCAGCGGCAAAGTCAAATCTGGCAAAAGCTCTCTGGGCAACTATATGGCCTGGGGTCATACCGATCCCACAAATAGCATCAAACGCCAGACACCGCCCGAGCACTATCCCCAGTATCAATCACACGCCAAAGTAGATGTAGAAGGCGGAGATCAGCACAAGGAAGCTGAAAACAAGCGTGAATTCCGTGTAGGCGCTACCGAAGCCACAAGCTCCATACAAAGTTTCAATCTACCTGGATTGACATGGGTGGATTCACCGGGCTTGCACTCTCTGAAAGCAGAAAATGGCAATCTGGCCCGTGAATACCTGGATCATGCAGATTTAATTCTCTACACCATGAAGTCCGATTCACCAGGCCGCGCCAGCGACCTGGCAGAGATCAGGGAACTCATCCGAAAGGACAAAAGAACCCTGTTGCTGCTCACGGGCAGTGATGACATCGAAGAGGATGTCAACGATGACGGCGACATCGTGCAATGCGTCATCATGAAAGATGTGGAGCGTCGCAAAAAACAGCAAAGCTATGTGCGTGGTGAATTGAAAGAAATTCCAGGCGCAGAAAGGATTGAAATATTCTCCATTTCATCACGCTATGCCCAGGAACATGCCAATGACTCCGTGGCTCTCTTCGACAGTGGCTTGGGGGTTTTCTGTGCAACGCTGCAAGAAATTTGCCAATCCGAAGGGGTGAAGATCAAGCAGCGTGTACCCATGAGTAATTTGTACAATTTTCTGAGAAACTGTGAGAATGATTTAGCACCCTATCAGCAGTTGATCGACAGTTTTAGGCCAGGTTTACAGAAGGTGCGCGACAAGTTAGAAAAGAAAATCCCCATACACATGCGAGAGGGAAAAGTCCATATCCAACGCTTTATCGATCAATTTTTTGATGGACTGGAAGCCCAGCGCAGCGATCAGAACCACACCAACAATGAATTGAAAGCATTTCACAGCAAGCTCGGCAAGAAATTTGAGCAGATTATCAATAAGCAATTGCAGGCCATCACTGATGATTTGACCAAGGATCTTGATTCCAGCATCAAGAATACCTATCAAAATAGCCTTCTTCCTCAGATCCCTGATTTCAAGCTCGACACCATCACCGAACAGGTGGAAGCAGGCACGCGGTCAGGAAGCAAAAAACGCAATTCAGGCATTGGCGCAGTCGCGGGAGGTTTGTTAGGTCTTTTCTTCGGTGGCCCCGCTGGTGCCGCTATCGGCTCCACGATTGGCGGTGGTTTGGGAAGTATGACTGGCGACAGTGCCAGCATTCGCTACCGCGACATCCAAATCACCGTAGGTGACAACCTCCAAGACATTCGGCAAAAATTACGAGACATCTATGGAGATGCCCTCGACAGTTCACTGAAAGAAAACTCCAATCGTCTATGGAATGATTTTGATGGCAGCATTCAAGATCTCCTGGAAAAAATTTCGTCCGACATGAAAAAATTTCATTTTGAATTGAAATTAATCCACGACGAAGCCAAAACCGCACTTTGA
- a CDS encoding DUF3079 domain-containing protein: MRPKKFPQNPAHPERTCWGCDRYCAANAMLCGNGSERSQHPAELFGPDWAEWEAPQEQAPAGGSAAPAKNSPQ; the protein is encoded by the coding sequence ATGCGCCCCAAGAAATTCCCCCAGAACCCGGCCCACCCCGAGCGCACCTGCTGGGGCTGCGACCGCTACTGCGCCGCCAACGCCATGCTGTGCGGCAATGGCTCGGAGCGCTCGCAGCACCCGGCCGAGCTGTTCGGGCCAGACTGGGCGGAGTGGGAAGCGCCGCAGGAACAGGCACCGGCGGGCGGCAGCGCGGCGCCCGCGAAAAATTCGCCGCAATAA
- a CDS encoding 50S ribosome-binding GTPase: MKKINDLRHRYENLISNAPSEKPIIAVCGLMNAGKSYLLNMLTQHIDQEYFKTADQRETTANKTLETKNHIYLDTPGLDANAKDDAIASQGIHQADIVLFVHQPQGELESVEMDFLRQLKGNFGKSTKHSIIIVISKIDKEEQSKIDSIDEAIQKQCQEHLDISLTTIQISNTRYKTGISQQKNGLIQASHIEALAQHLQKITPKVRQTRSNKTASNIEILLNESESLIQELRDEKTAIRQEISEKFSNFNAQMNQLQAFLNESTSNFKKI; this comes from the coding sequence ATGAAAAAAATCAACGATCTCCGACATCGATACGAAAATTTGATTTCAAACGCACCATCAGAGAAACCAATCATCGCAGTCTGCGGCCTCATGAACGCCGGCAAAAGCTATTTACTCAATATGCTCACACAGCATATCGATCAAGAATATTTCAAGACAGCTGACCAGCGGGAAACCACCGCCAACAAAACACTGGAAACTAAAAATCATATCTATCTGGACACTCCTGGCCTAGACGCTAACGCTAAAGATGATGCTATTGCCAGCCAAGGCATTCACCAAGCTGACATCGTGCTCTTCGTTCACCAGCCGCAGGGGGAGCTGGAATCCGTCGAAATGGATTTTTTACGCCAATTGAAGGGCAATTTCGGAAAATCCACCAAGCACAGCATCATCATCGTTATCAGCAAGATCGATAAAGAGGAGCAATCCAAGATTGATTCCATCGACGAGGCCATTCAAAAGCAGTGCCAGGAGCACCTCGATATTTCACTGACCACGATTCAAATATCCAACACCCGCTATAAAACAGGCATCAGCCAGCAGAAAAATGGGTTAATCCAGGCAAGCCATATCGAGGCATTGGCGCAGCATCTACAAAAAATAACCCCAAAAGTGCGTCAAACGCGCAGCAATAAAACTGCCTCCAACATCGAAATTCTCCTGAATGAATCGGAAAGCTTGATACAAGAGCTACGCGATGAAAAAACAGCCATCCGGCAAGAGATCAGTGAGAAATTTTCCAATTTCAATGCACAGATGAATCAATTACAGGCTTTCTTGAATGAGAGCACAAGCAACTTCAAGAAAATTTAA
- a CDS encoding methylglyoxal synthase produces MLLGLAANRLHHRTEDAALFAFLRACEPGIRELQLGLHAVGRTHDAIVAAGLLRGHAPLVRYPYGRQGGLMKLVAEVVGMEDEGRTLDGAIYLIDPVDPSSIFPEALALKRQCVIHGKPFLSTVASARDWVEMERMHAGLPPDPRADGLHDYGAQTLALIAHDAMKAEMLAFADRHFDVLSRFGHRVATGTTGLRLNELAWNRGWPTDRYWVQRFHSGPLGGDAQIADLVLERRCHRVVFFEDPHVARQHEADIQLLERAVATATHDAVCTTSPKVAQRWCEAARRREAGL; encoded by the coding sequence ATGCTGCTGGGTCTTGCCGCCAACCGCCTGCACCACCGTACCGAAGACGCCGCGCTGTTCGCCTTCCTGCGCGCATGCGAGCCAGGTATCCGTGAACTCCAACTCGGCCTGCACGCCGTGGGCCGCACGCACGACGCCATCGTGGCGGCGGGCCTGCTGCGCGGCCATGCGCCACTGGTGCGCTACCCCTACGGGCGCCAGGGCGGGCTGATGAAGCTGGTGGCCGAGGTGGTGGGCATGGAGGATGAGGGGCGCACGCTCGATGGCGCCATCTACCTCATCGACCCGGTGGACCCGTCGTCCATCTTCCCCGAGGCGCTGGCGCTCAAGCGCCAGTGCGTGATCCATGGCAAGCCGTTCCTCTCCACCGTGGCCAGCGCGCGCGACTGGGTGGAGATGGAGCGCATGCACGCCGGCCTGCCGCCCGACCCCCGGGCCGACGGCTTGCACGACTATGGCGCGCAGACCCTGGCGCTGATCGCGCACGACGCCATGAAGGCCGAGATGCTGGCCTTTGCCGACCGGCATTTCGACGTGCTCTCGCGCTTCGGCCACCGCGTGGCCACCGGCACCACGGGCCTGCGCCTGAACGAGCTGGCCTGGAACCGGGGCTGGCCCACCGACCGCTACTGGGTGCAACGCTTTCACAGCGGCCCGCTGGGCGGCGACGCGCAAATCGCCGACCTGGTGCTGGAGCGCCGCTGCCACCGCGTGGTCTTCTTCGAGGACCCGCACGTGGCGCGCCAGCACGAGGCCGACATCCAGCTGCTGGAGCGCGCCGTGGCCACGGCCACGCACGACGCCGTGTGCACCACCTCGCCCAAGGTGGCGCAGCGCTGGTGCGAGGCGGCGCGGCGGCGTGAGGCCGGGCTGTGA
- a CDS encoding YkgJ family cysteine cluster protein: protein MTVTHGASRQPFPCNGCGKCCRHVDRSQETSWLDRGDSICMHFDETTNLCLIYQNRPLVCRIEDYYKQNLSHFFEWNDFVKINLDICRNL, encoded by the coding sequence ATGACCGTGACACACGGCGCCAGTCGCCAACCATTTCCATGCAATGGCTGTGGCAAGTGTTGTCGGCATGTAGACAGAAGCCAGGAAACATCTTGGCTGGATCGTGGTGATTCGATATGCATGCATTTTGACGAAACCACGAATCTATGTCTTATCTATCAAAACCGTCCTTTGGTTTGTCGGATTGAGGACTATTACAAGCAAAATCTTTCCCATTTTTTTGAATGGAATGATTTCGTAAAAATAAATTTAGATATTTGTCGAAATCTATAA
- a CDS encoding SHOCT domain-containing protein produces MGQFILFLLGLFAISCVLYGISAGVQMIQRGFAWLAESGRDDVSDKKPLITPLPAATGKAANAATARQETPSPQTKANAPAEGSPMQRNIDELRALFALYQQGALTQAEFEGMKRSLLATIKDVAPQGQ; encoded by the coding sequence ATGGGCCAATTCATTCTTTTTCTGCTGGGGCTGTTCGCCATCAGCTGCGTGCTGTATGGGATTTCGGCAGGGGTGCAGATGATCCAGCGCGGGTTTGCCTGGCTGGCGGAAAGCGGGCGCGACGATGTATCGGACAAGAAGCCTTTGATTACGCCGCTTCCTGCCGCCACGGGAAAAGCCGCCAATGCAGCTACCGCGCGGCAGGAAACGCCCTCGCCTCAAACAAAAGCCAATGCGCCCGCGGAAGGCTCGCCCATGCAGCGCAACATTGACGAACTGCGCGCGCTCTTTGCGCTATACCAGCAGGGTGCGCTGACACAGGCGGAATTCGAGGGAATGAAGCGCAGTTTGCTGGCCACCATCAAGGACGTTGCGCCGCAGGGCCAGTAA
- a CDS encoding 50S ribosome-binding GTPase yields the protein MKINSTQLLNAYEQARLLCSTHDEKSAQFSPIEKNFEEKKNKPDACIMVYGVYNAGKSTLINVLLGREEAAMDDIPLTDQVTSYAWGKYSILDTPGVDAPIAHEDVTKAQMLKADAVIFVVDPLGTVEEAKTLEVLVDLLAERKQVFMVFNDKKGLSDEDYIKLKDQTREQLQQIAAQRNMSNILKEVPIVRINARRALLGQLKDKPELVELSGYPSFKTQLTKFLDEISPDDVYDRLKHQLLEFLNFQVNTLGSQQSDTAAMKKFDKFLRQMAREKSALSSDMVHAIEKERQSIYEKTKRALRTSPDDCQQKIESIMQQASEQIQQHLNLRLQELVSIAQQDIEELQAAMPHVEQYSHTGDIPVAENASDPNPPIQKTQRTSGISAEMAAQAAKQMTVMVKPEHIVSTLKTVKELLPSLMKGIGPKTMEKWAGTVMSKYIPYVGLAVSTGMALWDIFSGDPEEKAMREQMEAQRLARERAEQQIDDFAQELADGFNQFMRTNIFPEIDDFFAQLNSQIDKMREGFNETEKATSERLQKWVVIQQLALNA from the coding sequence ATGAAAATAAATTCCACACAATTGCTGAATGCTTATGAGCAAGCCCGCCTTCTGTGCAGCACTCATGATGAGAAATCGGCACAATTCTCTCCTATCGAGAAAAATTTCGAGGAAAAGAAAAACAAGCCTGACGCCTGCATCATGGTCTATGGCGTCTATAACGCAGGTAAGAGTACCCTTATCAATGTGTTGCTGGGCAGAGAAGAAGCTGCAATGGATGATATTCCGTTGACCGATCAAGTGACATCCTATGCTTGGGGTAAATACAGCATTCTCGACACCCCTGGCGTAGATGCTCCCATCGCACACGAAGACGTCACCAAGGCCCAAATGCTCAAGGCAGATGCTGTGATCTTCGTCGTCGATCCGCTGGGAACTGTTGAAGAAGCCAAAACGCTGGAAGTGCTGGTGGACTTATTGGCAGAACGCAAACAGGTATTCATGGTATTTAATGACAAAAAGGGACTGAGCGATGAGGATTACATTAAACTCAAAGACCAGACCCGCGAGCAGCTCCAGCAGATTGCGGCCCAGCGCAACATGAGCAACATTCTCAAGGAAGTTCCCATTGTTAGAATCAATGCACGGCGCGCCTTACTCGGCCAATTGAAAGACAAACCAGAACTTGTTGAGTTGAGTGGTTACCCATCTTTCAAGACGCAGCTCACCAAATTTTTGGATGAAATATCTCCAGATGATGTATATGACCGCCTCAAACATCAGCTTCTGGAGTTCTTGAATTTTCAGGTCAACACCCTTGGCAGCCAGCAAAGCGATACCGCGGCCATGAAGAAATTCGATAAATTCCTACGCCAGATGGCACGCGAGAAATCAGCGCTTTCTTCCGATATGGTGCATGCCATCGAAAAAGAGCGGCAGTCCATCTACGAAAAAACCAAACGGGCCTTGCGCACCAGCCCAGATGATTGCCAGCAAAAAATAGAGAGCATCATGCAGCAAGCCAGCGAGCAGATACAACAGCATCTGAACCTTCGACTGCAGGAACTCGTCTCTATTGCACAGCAGGATATCGAGGAATTGCAGGCTGCCATGCCTCATGTGGAGCAATACAGCCACACTGGAGACATACCTGTCGCAGAGAATGCTTCCGATCCAAATCCACCCATACAGAAAACGCAAAGGACTTCAGGCATTTCTGCTGAAATGGCTGCGCAAGCGGCCAAGCAAATGACGGTAATGGTCAAACCGGAGCATATCGTCAGCACCCTGAAAACCGTCAAGGAGCTACTGCCTTCGCTGATGAAGGGAATTGGTCCCAAGACCATGGAGAAATGGGCCGGAACCGTGATGAGCAAATATATTCCATATGTCGGCCTTGCCGTCTCGACGGGAATGGCTTTATGGGACATTTTTTCTGGCGACCCAGAAGAAAAGGCAATGCGTGAACAAATGGAAGCACAGCGCCTTGCACGCGAGCGAGCGGAGCAACAAATAGATGATTTTGCGCAGGAGCTTGCCGATGGCTTCAATCAATTCATGCGTACAAATATTTTTCCAGAAATTGATGATTTCTTTGCTCAATTGAATTCACAAATTGACAAGATGCGCGAAGGCTTCAATGAAACAGAGAAAGCTACCAGCGAGCGCCTGCAAAAATGGGTAGTTATCCAGCAATTGGCATTGAATGCATGA
- a CDS encoding helix-turn-helix transcriptional regulator, translating into MPHPRRMGDVVDQALGQTVRKLRTERGWSQADLALRVGMDRNYLSLIELGRNSPSVRMLMRLCLALDVRAADLLDDVERRVQAQKPFEG; encoded by the coding sequence TTGCCGCACCCTCGCCGAATGGGCGATGTGGTCGATCAGGCGCTGGGGCAGACGGTGCGCAAGCTGCGCACGGAGCGGGGCTGGAGCCAGGCCGACTTGGCCCTGCGCGTGGGCATGGACCGCAACTACCTCTCGCTCATCGAGCTGGGCCGCAACAGCCCGAGCGTGCGCATGCTCATGCGCCTGTGCCTGGCGCTGGATGTGCGCGCGGCTGATCTGCTGGATGACGTGGAGCGCCGCGTGCAGGCGCAGAAGCCGTTCGAGGGGTGA
- a CDS encoding WYL domain-containing protein, producing MPATPSNFKLAQRLSGILALLHQGRALDKHELVKKFNVDVRTIERDLGMRLKDIAERNADGLWQLAQAWRATVPATHLHGYARLTGTEHFFPDSSLSYLLTQLETPEPRRSTRVQPTPQEDLGAQGPHFALLQTAIEQRRECRFTYKDKPRHAQPYRLIHKTGVWYLAAEEAGRLKNFSVGLIEALQVDETRRFIPKRAHQDYINAKDDVWFTEGTTEVLLRVAPSIAHYFTRRPLLPQQQQREDSDGSLLVTTQINHINQLLPVVRYWLPNVRIVEPKAWHEALVEGLRQALAKWED from the coding sequence ATGCCTGCTACCCCCTCCAACTTCAAGCTGGCCCAGCGCCTGTCCGGCATCCTGGCCCTCCTGCACCAAGGCAGGGCACTGGACAAGCACGAACTGGTAAAAAAGTTCAACGTGGACGTGCGCACCATCGAGCGCGACCTGGGCATGCGGCTGAAAGACATCGCCGAGCGCAACGCCGACGGCCTGTGGCAATTGGCCCAGGCATGGCGCGCCACCGTGCCCGCAACGCACCTGCACGGCTACGCGCGCCTGACAGGCACGGAACACTTCTTCCCCGACAGCAGCCTGAGCTACCTGCTCACGCAACTGGAAACGCCGGAACCGCGCCGCAGCACCCGCGTCCAGCCCACGCCGCAGGAAGACCTGGGCGCACAAGGCCCGCACTTCGCCCTGCTGCAAACGGCCATCGAGCAGCGCCGCGAGTGCCGCTTCACCTACAAGGACAAGCCACGCCACGCGCAGCCCTACCGGCTGATCCACAAAACCGGCGTGTGGTACCTGGCGGCCGAAGAAGCCGGGCGGCTGAAGAACTTCAGCGTGGGGCTGATCGAAGCACTACAAGTGGACGAAACCCGTCGCTTCATACCAAAGCGCGCGCACCAGGATTACATCAATGCCAAGGACGACGTGTGGTTCACCGAAGGCACCACCGAAGTGCTGCTGCGCGTGGCCCCCAGCATCGCCCACTACTTCACCCGCCGCCCGCTGCTGCCCCAGCAGCAGCAACGGGAAGACAGCGACGGCTCGCTGCTCGTGACCACGCAGATCAACCACATCAACCAATTGCTGCCCGTGGTGCGGTACTGGCTGCCGAATGTGCGCATCGTGGAGCCCAAGGCATGGCACGAGGCGCTGGTGGAAGGGCTGCGGCAGGCGCTGGCCAAGTGGGAAGACTGA
- a CDS encoding TM2 domain-containing protein, producing the protein MRGQILAYVADKEMGLIATAEGQRLSFRATDWMEVIAPERGMAVECVALDAHRAGQVQLALPEPAAAPAVNGPPPLALRPKRKPVITLLALFLGAFGAHRFYMGAWGWGLLQLLGVPVVIGVLFALLPPLGGLLYFAFAVFIMVELVRYVWMSDTEFDAKVRAYQAARPGPFSFFW; encoded by the coding sequence ATGAGAGGGCAAATTCTCGCGTACGTTGCCGACAAAGAAATGGGCTTGATCGCCACGGCCGAAGGCCAGCGCCTGAGCTTTCGCGCCACCGACTGGATGGAGGTCATCGCGCCCGAGCGCGGCATGGCCGTGGAATGCGTGGCGCTGGACGCGCACCGCGCCGGGCAGGTGCAACTGGCCCTGCCCGAGCCTGCGGCGGCCCCTGCGGTGAACGGGCCGCCGCCGCTGGCGCTGCGGCCCAAGCGCAAGCCCGTCATCACCCTGCTCGCCCTGTTCCTGGGCGCCTTTGGCGCGCACCGCTTCTACATGGGAGCCTGGGGCTGGGGGCTGCTGCAGTTGCTCGGCGTGCCGGTGGTCATCGGCGTGCTGTTCGCGCTGCTGCCGCCGCTGGGCGGGCTGCTGTACTTTGCCTTCGCCGTGTTCATCATGGTGGAGCTGGTGCGCTACGTCTGGATGAGCGACACCGAATTCGACGCCAAGGTGCGCGCCTACCAGGCCGCGCGGCCCGGACCGTTCTCCTTCTTCTGGTAA